One genomic segment of Arthrobacter sp. NicSoilB8 includes these proteins:
- a CDS encoding helix-turn-helix domain-containing protein produces MTSKNVRANVRTVPGPCAHWGDLDADFIREVLDLVGDKWSILVIGTLEGGPIRYSDLAYAIPGISQRMLTLTLRRLQRDGLITRAAYAEVPPRVEYALTDLGNSLLSSVLQLSAWSVEHHRQIKMHRNGFDSDRDGDAKRPGLTRS; encoded by the coding sequence ATGACGTCAAAGAACGTCCGCGCGAACGTTCGGACAGTTCCCGGCCCGTGCGCACACTGGGGAGATCTCGACGCCGACTTCATTCGCGAAGTTCTCGACCTCGTGGGCGACAAATGGAGCATTTTGGTAATAGGCACGCTGGAAGGTGGACCGATTCGATATTCTGATCTTGCCTATGCCATCCCTGGCATTTCGCAACGCATGCTCACCCTTACGTTGCGCCGACTTCAGCGGGACGGACTTATCACCCGAGCCGCCTATGCCGAGGTACCTCCCCGTGTGGAGTACGCCCTCACCGATCTGGGCAACTCCCTGCTTTCGTCCGTCCTTCAGCTCTCTGCATGGTCGGTCGAGCATCATCGCCAAATCAAGATGCACCGCAACGGGTTCGACTCAGATCGCGATGGGGACGCCAAGCGGCCTGGCCTTACCCGGTCGTGA
- a CDS encoding DsbA family protein produces the protein MRIDFWSDIICPWCGLMEHRLTLAVERFAHSEQVEVVHRSFPLHSDLPVEGITQRQLSKMHGMTDADTESVLRPIELMAERDGLQPYNALDRTLGPTGQLHEMLAFATEQGKHSEAWHTAFRQHFGDGRNLWSIDDIVAFASDIGINPVAARDTIGSGRFRHSVERDQREAQELGASGTPFMLIDGHLAIYGARDVNALVAALDQAWAAAQPVDFASMETGGMSLPDDGVCLPGSSPIA, from the coding sequence ATGAGAATTGATTTCTGGTCAGACATCATCTGCCCATGGTGTGGATTGATGGAGCATCGCTTGACCTTGGCAGTTGAACGATTCGCGCACTCCGAACAGGTCGAAGTCGTTCACCGGTCATTCCCACTGCATTCCGACCTTCCGGTGGAGGGGATCACCCAGCGACAGCTATCGAAGATGCATGGCATGACAGACGCCGACACGGAAAGCGTCCTGCGCCCGATCGAGCTCATGGCAGAGCGTGATGGGCTGCAGCCTTACAACGCGCTCGATCGGACCCTCGGACCGACCGGCCAGCTGCATGAGATGCTTGCCTTTGCGACGGAGCAGGGCAAGCACAGCGAAGCGTGGCACACCGCCTTCCGTCAGCACTTCGGTGACGGACGCAACCTGTGGAGCATCGATGACATCGTTGCATTCGCATCCGACATCGGGATCAATCCGGTCGCCGCCCGCGACACTATCGGGAGCGGCCGGTTCCGCCACAGTGTCGAGCGTGATCAGCGGGAGGCCCAGGAACTCGGTGCCAGCGGGACCCCCTTCATGCTGATAGATGGGCATCTGGCGATTTATGGAGCTCGGGACGTCAACGCTCTCGTGGCTGCCTTGGACCAGGCCTGGGCGGCTGCACAACCGGTCGACTTCGCCTCGATGGAAACCGGCGGCATGAGCCTTCCGGATGATGGCGTGTGCTTGCCCGGAAGTAGCCCGATAGCATGA
- a CDS encoding MFS transporter, protein MDILKDLRQAPMSRLQIRAVAVATALMMIDGIDIAVAAYAAPALSRTWNLDPVTLGFLLSSGLVGMAAGSLFLTPFSDRIGRRRLTLLALVLTGAGMLLSALAADVVQLMAFRVLAGLGIGGMIANNNVFVSEYSSDKRRGSIFGIYTAGFPIGATLGGLIASPLIPQFGWRSVFVAGAAASLVMLAVAWRFLPESLDYLLSRRPNHALTRVNAIMAKMGRPLLAELPSQEQQAKGRIGELFTGRMATRTVLLWAGYGLMIAAYYFATTWTPKLMATASGDDSLGVTMGLVINTGGIAGAVLFAVLAIFLDSRHLLLGGLLASAGIYLTFGLVFHQTSIAILIGMVLGVLTSVNVCGFYATTPSLFPAALRGTGIGWMIGIGRLVSIVSPIFVGYLLAGGWPAEAIFMLFGAPLVVSALAMVAVWKMSGQDSTTSQPALAEVR, encoded by the coding sequence ATGGACATCCTGAAGGACCTTCGCCAAGCACCAATGAGCCGGCTTCAAATCCGTGCCGTTGCCGTAGCAACCGCACTAATGATGATCGATGGGATCGACATAGCTGTTGCAGCCTACGCAGCCCCCGCGCTTTCCCGTACCTGGAATCTGGACCCTGTCACCTTGGGATTTCTGCTGAGTTCAGGTCTCGTAGGCATGGCAGCCGGGTCCCTGTTCCTGACACCATTCTCGGACCGGATCGGCAGACGGAGGCTGACCTTGCTCGCGCTCGTCCTCACCGGAGCCGGAATGCTATTGTCCGCCTTGGCAGCGGATGTTGTGCAGCTGATGGCATTCCGGGTCCTGGCCGGTCTGGGAATCGGGGGCATGATTGCCAATAACAACGTCTTCGTGTCTGAATACTCCTCAGACAAACGCCGCGGCAGCATCTTTGGCATTTACACAGCAGGATTCCCGATCGGGGCAACTCTGGGCGGATTGATCGCCAGCCCGCTGATTCCACAGTTCGGCTGGCGGTCGGTCTTCGTTGCGGGCGCAGCTGCCAGCCTCGTTATGCTCGCCGTGGCCTGGCGTTTCCTCCCGGAGTCCCTCGACTACCTGCTCAGCAGACGACCCAACCATGCACTGACGCGGGTAAACGCCATCATGGCAAAGATGGGAAGGCCGCTTTTGGCGGAATTGCCCTCTCAGGAGCAGCAGGCTAAGGGCCGAATTGGGGAGCTGTTCACCGGGCGCATGGCCACCCGGACTGTGCTGCTTTGGGCCGGGTACGGCCTGATGATCGCCGCCTACTACTTCGCCACCACCTGGACACCAAAACTGATGGCCACTGCGTCGGGTGATGATTCCCTGGGAGTAACCATGGGCCTTGTCATCAACACCGGAGGTATTGCCGGGGCCGTGCTCTTTGCTGTTCTGGCAATCTTCCTTGATAGCCGTCACCTGTTGCTCGGAGGGCTGTTGGCATCGGCGGGGATCTATCTGACGTTTGGCTTGGTGTTTCACCAAACGTCAATCGCCATCCTCATCGGAATGGTTCTCGGCGTGCTGACAAGCGTAAATGTTTGCGGGTTCTACGCTACGACCCCGTCACTATTTCCGGCAGCGCTGCGCGGAACGGGCATTGGCTGGATGATCGGCATCGGACGTCTAGTCTCTATTGTGTCCCCGATTTTCGTTGGCTACCTCTTGGCAGGGGGATGGCCGGCCGAAGCAATCTTTATGCTGTTCGGCGCTCCCCTGGTCGTATCTGCCTTGGCCATGGTCGCTGTATGGAAAATGTCCGGGCAGGATTCGACGACATCGCAGCCCGCCCTGGCCGAAGTCCGATAA
- a CDS encoding solute carrier family 23 protein: MSLGWKIHGDGKSLGPEEVVAPDERLSWPRTIGLGVQHVGAMFGPTFILPLLMGLDARLAIMMSGVTTVMFLLVVKGRVPSYLGTSGAFVGAVLVVRSQPGADSAEVTGAILVAGVVLVLLGVLIHFAGSRVINKVLPPVVTGSIVLMIGFNLAPVVADTYWPQDQWVALIVMLFTICCAVGLRGFFGRISIFLGLVFGYFLSWVLDVAVGPITSLDAGIGQVTTHLRVNWQPLHDADWIGLPAPTMMGADGTEAAGWHTPSFSIAAIMVILPAVIAITAETVGHVKAIAETTGEDLDPMMGRSVIAVGLGTVVASAVGGSPVTTYGENIGVMAATRVFSSATYYVAAGIAVLFGFSPKFGALFAAMPGGVLAGSTVILYGMIGLLGAQIWKESGVDFGNLINMVPVSAGVIIGIGNTSVNFSDSFSLSGISLGTIVVIGGYHLCRVIAPVQLLASIDKRQAKETAQGLVDSPR; this comes from the coding sequence ATGTCGCTTGGTTGGAAGATACATGGTGACGGCAAGTCACTCGGCCCGGAAGAGGTAGTGGCCCCCGACGAACGACTGTCCTGGCCCAGGACGATAGGCCTGGGTGTGCAGCACGTCGGTGCCATGTTCGGCCCCACTTTCATTCTTCCGCTGCTCATGGGGCTGGACGCGCGGCTAGCGATCATGATGAGTGGTGTCACGACCGTTATGTTCCTGCTCGTCGTAAAGGGTCGCGTGCCCAGCTACCTTGGCACCAGTGGTGCCTTTGTCGGCGCGGTACTCGTGGTGCGTTCCCAGCCCGGTGCAGATTCGGCCGAAGTCACCGGGGCCATCCTGGTCGCCGGTGTTGTGCTCGTCCTTCTGGGGGTCCTGATCCACTTTGCCGGATCCCGGGTGATCAACAAAGTCCTACCTCCTGTGGTGACCGGCTCAATCGTACTGATGATCGGATTCAATCTCGCGCCAGTGGTGGCCGACACCTATTGGCCGCAGGACCAGTGGGTTGCCCTGATCGTGATGCTCTTCACGATCTGCTGTGCGGTCGGGCTGCGTGGCTTCTTCGGCCGGATCTCGATCTTTCTCGGCCTGGTTTTTGGCTACTTCTTGTCCTGGGTGCTTGACGTGGCCGTGGGCCCGATCACCTCGTTGGACGCTGGCATAGGCCAGGTCACCACCCATTTACGGGTCAACTGGCAGCCGCTGCACGACGCCGATTGGATCGGGCTTCCTGCGCCCACGATGATGGGCGCAGACGGAACGGAGGCCGCCGGGTGGCACACTCCTAGCTTTTCCATCGCAGCGATCATGGTCATCTTGCCCGCCGTTATCGCCATTACGGCCGAGACGGTTGGCCATGTCAAGGCCATCGCGGAGACCACGGGCGAGGACCTGGACCCTATGATGGGCCGCTCAGTCATAGCCGTTGGCCTCGGCACGGTGGTCGCCAGTGCAGTGGGCGGCTCACCCGTCACCACCTACGGTGAAAATATCGGTGTCATGGCCGCCACCCGCGTCTTCTCCTCCGCCACCTACTACGTTGCCGCCGGCATAGCGGTCCTTTTTGGATTTTCCCCCAAGTTTGGCGCGCTGTTCGCGGCCATGCCTGGCGGTGTCCTCGCCGGCAGCACAGTCATCCTCTACGGCATGATCGGCCTACTTGGCGCCCAGATCTGGAAGGAAAGCGGCGTTGACTTCGGCAATCTGATCAATATGGTGCCGGTGTCAGCGGGCGTCATCATTGGAATCGGCAACACTAGCGTGAATTTCAGCGACTCATTCTCCCTGAGCGGAATATCACTCGGAACCATCGTGGTGATAGGCGGCTATCATCTGTGCCGAGTGATTGCTCCGGTACAGCTGTTGGCAAGTATCGACAAGCGGCAAGCTAAGGAGACCGCCCAGGGTTTGGTTGACTCTCCGAGGTAA
- a CDS encoding IclR family transcriptional regulator, which translates to METEQKQSGAARVMAVLEALSSGDAAEFPDGMTVSDVSRALGRDKSVVSRQLKSLLETGLVARDPEGRYELSWRLFALALRAGDQRLTKMAVPMMFRLTAVIRERSYLTVFSDGEVLTVHTESSHRSIEAVGWAGRTVPLNRSSSGMALLMDYEDDQILEIVRRGQDGLGTHAAREYLAHVREARETGYTVANRIFDPELIGVGAPVRDHSGRIIAAVNISGPDTRVEPNILVVAGQILSMVRAVQQSLSPGTRVFGYHTRT; encoded by the coding sequence ATGGAGACGGAGCAGAAACAGAGCGGCGCGGCGAGAGTCATGGCAGTTCTTGAAGCGCTCAGCTCTGGCGATGCGGCTGAGTTCCCCGACGGAATGACCGTTTCCGATGTTTCGCGTGCGTTGGGCCGCGACAAATCCGTCGTATCCCGCCAGCTCAAGAGCCTGCTGGAAACCGGGCTGGTGGCCCGTGATCCAGAGGGCCGATATGAGCTGAGCTGGCGCTTGTTTGCGCTGGCTCTGCGGGCCGGTGATCAGCGCCTGACTAAGATGGCCGTGCCAATGATGTTCCGGCTTACTGCGGTGATTCGCGAACGCAGCTATCTGACAGTGTTCAGTGATGGCGAGGTCCTGACGGTACACACCGAAAGTTCCCACCGGTCCATCGAGGCAGTCGGATGGGCAGGGCGTACGGTACCCCTGAACCGAAGTTCAAGCGGGATGGCGCTGTTGATGGACTACGAGGATGATCAGATCCTCGAGATCGTCCGCAGAGGCCAAGACGGCCTCGGAACCCATGCAGCACGGGAGTATCTGGCTCACGTCCGGGAAGCCCGGGAAACTGGTTACACAGTAGCTAACCGGATTTTTGACCCCGAGCTCATCGGCGTCGGCGCACCAGTGCGTGACCATTCAGGACGCATTATAGCCGCCGTGAACATTTCTGGACCAGACACTCGAGTAGAACCTAACATCCTCGTCGTCGCGGGACAGATACTCTCTATGGTCCGAGCTGTTCAGCAGTCGCTCTCGCCAGGGACGCGTGTCTTCGGCTACCACACAAGGACATGA
- a CDS encoding GntG family PLP-dependent aldolase, producing MTQKIIDLRSDTVTKPTARMRAAMAEAEVGDDVFGEDPTVRALEEESAGLLGKEEGMFVASGTMANQIAVLSLCSRGQAAIVLEHSHLQRMERAGAAALMGVPFLPIATGSGVFNGAQLEASLSPVHPIQMPKLGLLCLENTYDLNRGLVVSPAEIDAMSVLGRQHHVPTFLDGARIFNAAVALGVPAATLTRSVDAAQFCLAKGLSSPVGSVLVGSRDFIAEARWMKQQLGGGWRQAGVIAAAGLVALKEMIPRLAEDHARARQLGLMLADVGLKVDESQIQTNIIRVELGPFGLDAETFVRRMAALGVLVKPIGPETVRMVLHREIEQGDLAAVVDAAAACSSD from the coding sequence GGCTGAGGCGGAGGTGGGTGACGATGTATTCGGTGAGGATCCCACAGTTAGGGCCCTTGAAGAGGAGAGTGCCGGACTGCTCGGCAAAGAAGAGGGCATGTTCGTTGCCTCCGGCACTATGGCGAACCAGATCGCCGTTCTGAGCCTTTGCAGCCGCGGACAGGCAGCGATTGTCCTAGAACACTCGCATCTTCAACGTATGGAGCGGGCGGGAGCGGCCGCTCTCATGGGAGTACCATTCCTGCCCATAGCCACAGGCAGTGGCGTATTCAATGGTGCCCAGTTGGAAGCCTCACTGTCGCCGGTACACCCGATTCAGATGCCGAAGCTAGGGCTGCTCTGCCTGGAGAATACGTATGACCTCAATCGGGGACTCGTTGTTTCGCCGGCGGAAATCGACGCAATGTCCGTACTGGGCCGGCAACATCACGTGCCGACATTTCTCGATGGTGCCCGAATATTCAATGCGGCGGTGGCCTTAGGTGTACCTGCTGCGACCTTGACCCGTTCCGTTGATGCCGCCCAATTTTGTTTGGCCAAGGGATTGTCGAGTCCTGTGGGGTCAGTTCTCGTCGGGAGTCGGGACTTTATTGCCGAGGCCAGATGGATGAAGCAACAGCTCGGAGGTGGCTGGCGACAGGCCGGCGTAATAGCGGCCGCAGGGCTCGTTGCCCTCAAGGAGATGATCCCCCGTCTAGCCGAGGACCACGCGAGGGCACGGCAGCTTGGGCTGATGCTTGCCGACGTTGGATTGAAAGTTGATGAATCGCAAATACAGACGAACATTATTCGCGTGGAACTTGGTCCGTTTGGCCTTGACGCGGAGACGTTTGTTCGGCGCATGGCGGCTCTTGGCGTTCTCGTGAAGCCGATCGGGCCCGAGACTGTGCGGATGGTTCTGCACAGGGAAATTGAGCAGGGCGATCTTGCCGCAGTTGTCGATGCGGCTGCAGCCTGCTCATCAGATTAG
- a CDS encoding alpha/beta fold hydrolase produces the protein MTTRIDVEFEGEDGVILRGWLFQPEGEGPKPAITMAHGFAAVKEHGLETFARAFAAQGFVVLVHDHRNFGASEGSPRHDIDPWRQIADWRRAITFLELRPEVDPDRIGIWGTSFGGGHAIVLGATDRRLRCVVAQVPTISGYDQGQRRVSPDATAALEAAFAEDARQPFRGRAPRKTRVVSSDAEEAAAYRSPDAMSFYTQASAEDSWENEVTLRSTRAARSYEPGIWAPRVSPTPLLFLVALQDTVTVTDLALRAYENALEPKSLVTMPGGHFSPYETEFQTACSSALTWFKHHL, from the coding sequence ATGACAACTCGAATCGATGTCGAATTCGAAGGCGAGGACGGCGTCATTCTCCGCGGCTGGCTGTTTCAGCCTGAAGGCGAGGGGCCAAAGCCGGCCATCACAATGGCACACGGCTTCGCGGCCGTGAAAGAACATGGCCTGGAAACATTCGCCCGCGCTTTCGCCGCTCAGGGGTTCGTCGTTCTCGTCCATGACCACCGCAATTTTGGAGCGAGCGAAGGATCACCTCGCCACGACATCGACCCCTGGCGACAGATCGCCGATTGGCGCCGCGCGATCACCTTTCTTGAGCTGCGGCCCGAGGTTGACCCGGATCGAATCGGAATTTGGGGTACCAGCTTCGGTGGCGGACACGCCATAGTGTTGGGCGCGACAGACCGCCGCCTTCGTTGTGTCGTGGCGCAAGTTCCAACTATCAGCGGCTATGACCAAGGACAACGCCGCGTGTCACCCGACGCCACGGCAGCCCTGGAGGCCGCCTTTGCGGAAGATGCGAGGCAGCCGTTCCGTGGACGGGCGCCCCGTAAGACTCGAGTGGTTTCGTCTGACGCCGAGGAAGCGGCCGCTTATCGCAGCCCGGACGCCATGTCTTTCTACACTCAGGCCTCCGCCGAAGATAGCTGGGAGAACGAAGTCACGCTGAGGTCTACGCGAGCGGCCCGTTCTTACGAGCCGGGCATCTGGGCACCAAGGGTTTCTCCAACCCCTCTTCTCTTTCTCGTTGCATTACAGGACACCGTGACAGTAACGGATCTGGCCTTACGGGCCTACGAGAATGCACTTGAGCCAAAGTCCCTGGTCACCATGCCCGGTGGACACTTCTCCCCCTACGAAACAGAGTTCCAAACCGCGTGCTCATCGGCCCTGACGTGGTTCAAACATCATCTCTAA
- a CDS encoding 2-dehydropantoate 2-reductase, producing MRILVIGAGATGGYFGARLALAGRDVTLLARGSRAAQLRAEGLTVIGCDRTDTVHPPILTHDQVTTPFDLIIVAVKADALAAALNGIETVVTEQTVIVPFLNGIEHIEELTARFPGNVLGGIVRVVTTVDDTGRIIQLKPIATLTIGELSADRTPRLLQAFNVLTVPGIDTVLAEDIMASLWHKWAFIAASGVATCLFRNTIGNILAVPGGEDAIRRIVAECESIAAAAGQAVPDTEHRATIGMLTEPGSTFTSSLYRDVIAARAGETEHLLGNFAARAHAWSVPTPILDLALIQLRAGVDRGLLTKAV from the coding sequence ATGCGCATTCTCGTCATCGGAGCTGGTGCGACAGGAGGATACTTCGGGGCCCGCCTCGCCCTAGCCGGTCGGGACGTCACTTTGCTCGCTCGAGGATCCCGTGCTGCACAGCTCCGGGCAGAGGGCCTGACAGTGATCGGGTGCGACCGCACCGATACCGTCCACCCGCCGATCCTGACTCACGACCAGGTAACTACACCGTTTGACCTCATTATTGTCGCGGTCAAGGCTGACGCGCTTGCCGCCGCACTGAACGGGATCGAAACAGTGGTCACGGAACAGACCGTGATCGTGCCGTTCCTGAACGGCATCGAGCATATTGAGGAACTCACGGCTCGCTTCCCCGGCAATGTCCTGGGCGGGATCGTCCGCGTCGTGACTACGGTCGACGACACTGGCCGGATCATCCAGCTCAAGCCGATCGCTACACTCACCATCGGTGAATTGTCCGCCGACCGCACTCCGCGCCTTTTGCAAGCCTTCAATGTGCTCACCGTTCCGGGCATCGACACCGTGCTCGCGGAGGACATTATGGCCTCTCTGTGGCACAAGTGGGCTTTTATCGCCGCGTCAGGAGTGGCCACGTGTCTGTTTCGGAACACCATCGGCAATATCCTGGCAGTTCCCGGCGGTGAGGATGCGATTCGCCGGATCGTCGCGGAGTGCGAAAGCATTGCCGCCGCTGCTGGCCAGGCCGTGCCAGACACCGAACACCGTGCGACTATCGGCATGCTCACCGAGCCCGGCTCGACGTTCACGTCTTCGCTATACCGCGACGTAATCGCTGCTCGGGCCGGCGAAACAGAGCACCTGTTGGGCAACTTCGCAGCCCGGGCCCATGCGTGGAGCGTACCCACCCCGATTCTCGACCTCGCGCTTATCCAGCTCCGGGCGGGCGTGGACCGTGGCCTTCTGACCAAGGCGGTCTGA
- a CDS encoding Zn-dependent hydrolase: MHETLEDFEEDAGRMLDELYAIGAQSDGGTYRSLYDASWVEARELIKGWMAERGLEVRIDPVGNIIGRLQGTTDAPIVATGSHMDTVRNGGRLDGAYGVVGSILAVGSLGRKLGKPARTLEVIVLCEEEGSRFTNHYWGSRSIVGETTLREAEESLDKTGVSLASAMQELGLDPREISSAKRNDIGYFVELHVEQGGILENEGLDLALVTAITGITRWDVTVTGEANHAGTTPMNLRRDALAGVAQMISDVENAAKEAGPPAVATVGRLSVTPDQINVVPGQVRFTVELRTPDRIQQLATQSVIERSLAATAAKRDLGIELKLQHDHEPVLMNVEVMDAIKETLNDGGVPYRPLSSGAGHDTQLFSQIAKVGMIFTSSKGGLSHTPLEDTDPRALGEGVSILAGTLLRLAYKS; this comes from the coding sequence ATGCATGAGACTCTTGAAGACTTTGAAGAAGATGCGGGCAGAATGCTCGACGAGCTCTACGCCATTGGTGCTCAGAGCGACGGTGGTACCTATCGATCCCTATACGATGCCTCCTGGGTGGAGGCACGGGAACTGATCAAGGGCTGGATGGCGGAACGCGGGCTGGAAGTACGGATAGACCCTGTTGGGAACATCATTGGTCGCCTGCAAGGAACGACCGATGCGCCAATCGTGGCTACTGGTTCGCACATGGACACGGTAAGGAACGGCGGCCGCCTGGACGGTGCCTACGGTGTTGTCGGCAGCATCCTCGCCGTCGGATCTCTGGGACGGAAGCTGGGTAAGCCCGCCCGTACGCTTGAAGTTATCGTGCTTTGTGAGGAAGAGGGAAGTCGATTCACCAATCATTACTGGGGCTCTCGCTCCATCGTTGGAGAGACGACTCTGCGCGAAGCCGAAGAGAGTCTCGACAAGACCGGCGTGTCCCTGGCCAGTGCCATGCAAGAACTAGGACTGGATCCGCGTGAGATCTCCTCGGCCAAGCGCAACGATATCGGCTACTTTGTCGAACTCCATGTCGAACAAGGCGGGATCCTAGAGAACGAGGGTCTTGACTTGGCGTTGGTAACTGCGATTACAGGAATTACGCGTTGGGACGTCACCGTGACGGGAGAGGCCAATCACGCCGGCACAACTCCAATGAACCTTCGCCGAGACGCGCTGGCAGGCGTTGCACAGATGATTTCCGACGTCGAAAATGCGGCAAAAGAGGCTGGCCCGCCGGCCGTCGCGACGGTCGGCCGCCTATCTGTAACTCCCGACCAGATCAACGTTGTTCCAGGACAGGTCAGGTTCACGGTCGAGCTGCGGACTCCCGACCGGATCCAGCAGCTGGCCACCCAGTCAGTCATTGAACGAAGTCTCGCCGCGACAGCGGCAAAGAGGGACCTCGGGATTGAGCTGAAACTTCAACACGATCATGAGCCTGTGCTGATGAATGTCGAAGTGATGGACGCTATCAAAGAAACGCTGAATGATGGCGGAGTTCCGTACCGGCCACTCTCCAGTGGAGCAGGGCACGATACACAGTTGTTCTCACAGATAGCGAAAGTCGGAATGATCTTCACCTCCTCAAAGGGCGGCCTGAGTCACACTCCCTTGGAGGACACCGACCCAAGGGCACTGGGAGAAGGAGTATCGATCCTTGCCGGCACCCTCCTGCGGCTGGCCTACAAGTCCTAA
- the hydA gene encoding dihydropyrimidinase: MFDLLIKNGKLVTAEEEFFGDVGIRDGKILAVGAPGTLSSAEQTVDADGLLVLPGLVDPHAHFGHRVHLDHGWVSALDDFATGTAFAAAGGTTTVIDFAVQRESDLISTIQERRTETEGQSVIDFSLHPVLTSTSTETVDELPQLIALGFPTFKLYMLYRSQGRMGDDALLLAALEASARGNGMTIVHAENAAMMEFNTQSLVANAATTAADFARTKPNIAEAEAINRALFLAEQTGASIYIFHTSTRQGVELIRRARERGVAAYAETCPHYLTLTEESLQRPDGHRFLCSPPLRTTEDSDALWRALADGVIQVVSSDHCGYGTEVKDLGRTDFRRGANGLPGAGLRLQLIHSQGVLKGRLNLSEMVGLLSTNPARLFGLWPMKGTISQGSDADLVLFDPTIRRVVRAAELDTPVDWSPYEGMELTGWPVMTLSRGEIVALDGKCVATPGRGKLVQRWSSGAAAMTTGSAATTAVETTEEKEKGHL, translated from the coding sequence ATGTTTGATCTTCTGATAAAGAATGGCAAATTGGTGACTGCGGAAGAGGAATTTTTCGGGGACGTTGGGATCCGCGATGGAAAAATTCTAGCCGTAGGTGCGCCGGGGACACTGTCGTCGGCTGAACAGACCGTGGATGCTGATGGCCTCCTTGTACTTCCAGGCTTAGTCGATCCGCATGCACATTTTGGGCACCGCGTCCACCTGGATCATGGGTGGGTTTCTGCGCTTGACGATTTTGCAACGGGAACCGCATTCGCTGCCGCTGGTGGCACCACAACGGTCATCGACTTCGCAGTCCAGCGCGAATCGGATCTGATTTCAACAATTCAAGAACGCCGAACAGAAACCGAGGGGCAGTCTGTCATCGACTTCTCGCTCCACCCGGTTTTAACCAGTACGTCGACTGAAACGGTTGACGAACTCCCTCAACTCATAGCGCTGGGCTTCCCTACTTTTAAGCTCTACATGCTGTATCGGTCTCAGGGCCGTATGGGTGATGATGCGCTCCTGCTGGCTGCTCTTGAAGCGTCCGCACGCGGAAACGGCATGACCATCGTGCACGCAGAGAACGCGGCGATGATGGAGTTCAACACTCAAAGCCTTGTAGCGAATGCCGCGACGACTGCGGCTGATTTTGCGCGAACGAAACCCAACATCGCCGAAGCAGAGGCGATCAATCGTGCCCTGTTCCTTGCCGAGCAGACGGGCGCAAGCATATACATCTTCCACACCTCCACCCGCCAGGGTGTGGAACTGATACGGCGAGCTCGCGAAAGGGGTGTTGCGGCCTACGCCGAAACGTGTCCACACTATCTGACCCTCACGGAGGAGTCACTGCAACGCCCTGACGGGCATCGGTTCCTGTGCAGCCCTCCGTTGCGCACAACCGAAGATTCCGATGCACTTTGGCGAGCGTTGGCAGACGGCGTGATTCAGGTCGTCAGCTCGGATCACTGTGGTTACGGCACTGAAGTGAAAGACCTCGGCCGCACCGACTTTCGCCGCGGGGCCAATGGTCTGCCCGGGGCAGGTCTCCGGCTTCAGCTGATCCATTCACAGGGCGTCCTGAAGGGACGTCTGAATTTGAGTGAGATGGTCGGGCTCTTGAGCACAAACCCCGCCCGACTATTTGGGTTATGGCCGATGAAGGGGACCATCAGCCAAGGATCCGATGCCGATCTGGTTCTGTTCGACCCGACTATACGACGGGTCGTCAGGGCAGCAGAACTTGACACCCCCGTTGACTGGTCTCCGTATGAGGGGATGGAACTTACCGGATGGCCAGTCATGACCTTGTCTCGGGGAGAGATCGTGGCCCTGGACGGAAAGTGCGTGGCCACCCCGGGCCGGGGGAAATTGGTCCAGCGCTGGTCATCTGGAGCCGCCGCAATGACTACAGGGTCGGCGGCAACCACAGCTGTCGAGACTACGGAAGAAAAAGAGAAAGGCCACTTGTGA
- a CDS encoding CGNR zinc finger domain-containing protein, translating to MGYSHETQVGAQLAAALVNAPDGQDLEALLRDVSITEPGVDTAAEQGLYAWAAELKPVFAARSVEARCLSINALLERAAGKLSLTTHDGSPPHLHLFPDGDDVLSRVKAVTACGLALFIAWSGGERIGTCARESCYRAFVDNSKAGRQRYCSARCGNTDAVARHRRVANTQTAGTR from the coding sequence GTGGGATACAGTCACGAGACTCAGGTAGGAGCCCAATTAGCAGCGGCCCTGGTGAATGCGCCGGACGGGCAGGACCTGGAGGCTTTGCTGCGCGATGTCAGCATTACGGAACCCGGGGTGGACACCGCTGCAGAGCAGGGTCTTTACGCCTGGGCAGCAGAACTGAAGCCGGTATTTGCCGCCCGAAGCGTGGAAGCAAGATGCCTTTCAATCAATGCGCTCCTCGAGCGTGCCGCTGGGAAACTGTCATTGACGACCCATGACGGCTCCCCTCCCCACCTCCACCTTTTTCCTGACGGCGACGACGTTCTCTCCCGCGTCAAGGCTGTCACTGCCTGTGGACTGGCGCTCTTTATTGCCTGGAGCGGCGGCGAACGGATCGGCACTTGCGCCCGGGAGAGCTGCTACCGGGCGTTCGTCGACAATTCAAAGGCCGGCCGGCAGCGATACTGCAGTGCCCGGTGCGGAAACACGGACGCCGTGGCACGACACCGACGAGTGGCGAACACCCAGACCGCAGGAACGCGGTAG